A window of the Streptomyces albireticuli genome harbors these coding sequences:
- a CDS encoding alkaline phosphatase D family protein, whose amino-acid sequence MPAALRLGPLLRYVDWDTGTSATVWVEADRPCEAEVRCADGAGGAARTWRVAGHHYALVTVTGLSPGSETAYGVFLDGERVWPLPGSLFPESTIRTPAVPTEAAGPLRVTFGSCRWAAPPPEAGHHSFLHLSGSPGSGDPDDPRDPPLVDDPSGAAGPATDPAGPDALDTLACALARTGGTGELRPDVLLLLGDQVYADKTSAVVRRWIARRRPLTEPPGPQVADYEEYTRLYYESWLDPEVRWLLSTVPSLMIFDDHDVIDDWNTSAAWVAEMRAKPWWRERVLGGLMSYWVHQHLGNLSPAELAADKLFQVVSRGEEDREGAFSPGGTDAPASTYGPDGMPGPDGTYGPDGTAALREFAVRADADPAAARWSYRRDFGRVRLLVVDSRATRVLEEGGRAMLDAAEADWLRAQALDTPGSYDHLLIGTSLPWLLPPAVHDAEAWDAALCAGERGPRWARLGERMRRRADLEHWAAFPPSFEALTALIAEVGSGPAAPATIAVLSGDVHHSYIAEPEWPEQLGTGPARLPEPRAVSLPEPSGAGLSGRPGTVRSHVAQFTCSPVHNSAPAALRLAFRFGWSRAGRWLGRALARHGRTGRPAIGWRRTGGPWFGNQLMTLTLRGRSARIRLDQARPEKCLAAAHEAVYGTADRVPRPVASPPASEVPAAPGTGAGGGSSHGSDKGQAQ is encoded by the coding sequence ATGCCGGCAGCTCTACGACTGGGGCCGCTGCTGCGGTACGTCGACTGGGACACGGGCACGAGCGCCACCGTCTGGGTGGAGGCGGACCGGCCCTGCGAGGCCGAGGTCCGCTGCGCGGACGGCGCGGGCGGCGCCGCGCGCACCTGGCGGGTGGCCGGCCACCACTACGCCCTGGTGACGGTGACGGGGCTGAGCCCGGGCTCCGAGACCGCGTACGGCGTCTTCCTGGACGGCGAGCGCGTGTGGCCCCTCCCCGGCTCGCTCTTCCCGGAGAGCACGATCCGCACGCCCGCCGTGCCCACGGAGGCCGCCGGGCCGCTCCGGGTCACGTTCGGCTCCTGCCGCTGGGCCGCGCCGCCGCCGGAGGCGGGTCACCACAGCTTCCTCCACCTGAGCGGATCGCCGGGCTCCGGTGATCCGGACGACCCCCGGGACCCGCCCCTCGTGGACGATCCGTCCGGCGCCGCCGGTCCCGCCACCGACCCCGCCGGCCCGGACGCCCTGGACACCCTCGCGTGCGCCCTCGCCCGCACCGGTGGCACGGGCGAACTGCGGCCGGACGTCCTCCTCCTGCTGGGCGACCAGGTCTACGCCGACAAGACCTCGGCCGTCGTGCGCCGCTGGATCGCGCGCCGCCGCCCCCTCACCGAGCCGCCCGGCCCCCAGGTCGCGGACTACGAGGAATACACCCGTCTCTACTACGAGTCCTGGCTCGACCCCGAGGTCCGCTGGCTGCTCTCCACCGTCCCCAGCCTGATGATCTTCGACGACCACGACGTCATCGACGACTGGAACACCAGCGCCGCCTGGGTCGCCGAGATGCGGGCGAAGCCGTGGTGGCGGGAGCGGGTGCTGGGCGGCCTGATGTCGTACTGGGTCCATCAGCACCTGGGCAACCTCTCCCCGGCCGAGCTCGCCGCCGACAAGCTGTTCCAGGTGGTCTCGCGGGGTGAGGAGGACCGGGAGGGCGCGTTCAGCCCGGGGGGTACGGACGCGCCGGCGAGTACGTACGGCCCGGACGGCATGCCCGGCCCGGACGGTACGTACGGCCCCGACGGCACCGCCGCCCTCCGCGAGTTCGCCGTCCGCGCCGACGCCGACCCGGCCGCCGCCCGCTGGAGCTACCGCCGCGACTTCGGCCGCGTCCGGCTGCTGGTGGTCGACAGCCGCGCCACCCGCGTCCTGGAGGAGGGCGGCCGGGCCATGCTGGACGCCGCGGAGGCGGACTGGCTGCGCGCGCAGGCGCTGGACACCCCCGGTTCGTACGACCACCTCCTCATCGGCACGTCGCTGCCCTGGCTGCTGCCGCCCGCCGTGCACGACGCGGAGGCGTGGGACGCGGCGCTGTGCGCCGGGGAGCGCGGGCCGCGCTGGGCGCGCCTGGGCGAGCGGATGCGCCGGCGGGCGGACCTGGAGCACTGGGCGGCCTTCCCGCCGTCGTTCGAGGCGCTCACCGCGCTCATCGCGGAGGTCGGCTCCGGGCCCGCGGCGCCCGCCACGATCGCGGTCCTGTCGGGTGATGTCCACCACTCCTACATCGCGGAGCCGGAGTGGCCGGAGCAGCTGGGAACAGGGCCCGCGAGGCTGCCGGAGCCGAGGGCCGTGAGCCTGCCGGAACCGTCCGGCGCGGGTCTCTCCGGACGGCCCGGGACCGTCCGGAGCCACGTGGCGCAGTTCACCTGCTCCCCGGTGCACAACAGCGCCCCGGCCGCCCTCCGGCTCGCCTTCCGCTTCGGCTGGAGCCGGGCGGGGCGGTGGCTGGGCCGGGCCCTGGCGCGGCACGGCCGGACGGGCCGCCCGGCGATCGGCTGGCGGCGGACGGGCGGGCCGTGGTTCGGCAATCAGCTGATGACGCTGACGCTGCGCGGGCGCTCCGCCCGGATCCGGCTCGACCAGGCGCGGCCGGAGAAGTGCCTGGCGGCGGCGCACGAAGCGGTCTACGGCACGGCGGACAGGGTCCCGCGCCCCGTGGCAAGCCCTCCGGCGAGCGAGGTTCCGGCCGCGCCCGGAACCGGTGCGGGCGGCGGTTCCTCACACGGATCCGACAAAGGACAGGCACAATGA
- a CDS encoding DoxX family protein: MPPTTAPSPSAAASTGASPAAAPALSDRLDAARPYALSAFRIVVGLLFACHGIASLFGVLGGAAGTGGTVEAGTWPGWYAAAIQLVGGGLVLLGVGTRTAALISSGSMAYAYFDVHQGMALWPIQNGGEASAMFCWAFLLLVFTGPGALSLDRLFGRKS; the protein is encoded by the coding sequence ATGCCCCCCACCACCGCTCCCTCCCCTTCCGCCGCCGCCTCCACGGGCGCTTCCCCGGCCGCCGCCCCGGCGCTCTCCGACCGCCTGGACGCCGCTCGCCCCTACGCCCTGTCGGCGTTCCGCATAGTCGTCGGCCTGCTGTTCGCCTGCCACGGCATCGCCTCGCTGTTCGGCGTGCTCGGTGGTGCCGCGGGCACCGGCGGCACCGTCGAGGCGGGCACCTGGCCGGGCTGGTACGCGGCCGCCATCCAGCTCGTCGGCGGTGGCCTCGTGCTGCTGGGCGTGGGCACCCGCACCGCGGCGCTGATCTCGTCCGGTTCCATGGCGTACGCGTACTTCGACGTGCACCAGGGCATGGCGCTGTGGCCGATCCAGAACGGTGGCGAGGCCTCGGCGATGTTCTGCTGGGCCTTCCTGCTGCTCGTCTTCACGGGCCCCGGCGCGCTCTCCCTGGACCGTCTCTTCGGCCGCAAGAGCTGA
- a CDS encoding DedA family protein, producing MLEQLGALADSPWIYLIVGLSVLLDVFLPVLPSGVLVITAATAAAGTAADAVGDAARGHAGFPEMFALVMCAATASVLGDMVAYRLAWRGGDRFDRAMARSRRLTAAQEKLGTALLRGGGPLVVVARFAPAGRSVVSLGAGVMHRRAAEFLPWSALAGLTWAAYSVSLGYFGGQWLGAGWLGTAVSFLALFAAGAGAAFVMRRPVEPEAQAQ from the coding sequence GTGCTGGAGCAGTTGGGGGCCTTGGCCGATTCGCCATGGATCTATCTGATCGTCGGGCTGTCCGTGCTCCTCGACGTCTTTCTTCCGGTCCTGCCGAGCGGGGTCCTGGTGATCACCGCCGCCACCGCCGCCGCGGGCACCGCCGCCGACGCGGTGGGTGACGCGGCCCGGGGCCACGCGGGCTTCCCCGAGATGTTCGCACTCGTGATGTGCGCCGCGACGGCGTCCGTCCTCGGCGACATGGTCGCCTACCGCCTCGCCTGGCGCGGCGGCGACCGCTTCGACCGCGCCATGGCGCGCTCCCGCAGGCTCACGGCGGCCCAGGAGAAGCTCGGCACGGCGCTGCTGCGCGGTGGCGGCCCGCTCGTCGTCGTCGCCCGGTTCGCACCGGCCGGCCGGTCGGTGGTGAGCCTCGGCGCCGGTGTGATGCACCGCAGGGCGGCGGAGTTCCTGCCCTGGTCCGCGCTCGCGGGCCTGACCTGGGCGGCGTACAGCGTGAGCCTCGGCTACTTCGGCGGCCAGTGGCTGGGCGCGGGCTGGCTCGGCACCGCCGTCTCCTTCCTCGCCCTCTTCGCGGCGGGCGCGGGCGCCGCGTTCGTCATGCGCCGCCCCGTCGAGCCCGAAGCACAAGCTCAGTAA
- the snpA gene encoding snapalysin, with product MNRSTMVLSAALGLGLAAAMTAVPASAAPAVTGSQTFTQSSYVGSAAEEANNKAFFDAVMKSATAKAAKSPGLKVVTVTYDPSAAPRFAQQIASSAQIWNSSVQNVQLRAGSNADFRYYEGNDSRGSYASTDGHGRGYIFLDYRQNQQYNSTRVTAHETGHVLGLPDHYSGPCSELMSGGGPGTSCQNAYPNAAEKSRVNALWANGLKAFDKDAFTKVH from the coding sequence ATGAATCGCTCCACCATGGTGCTGTCGGCCGCGCTCGGCCTCGGCCTGGCGGCGGCCATGACGGCGGTGCCCGCCTCCGCGGCGCCGGCCGTCACCGGTTCGCAGACCTTCACCCAGTCCTCCTACGTCGGCTCGGCGGCCGAAGAGGCCAACAACAAGGCGTTCTTCGACGCCGTGATGAAGTCCGCGACGGCCAAGGCGGCGAAGTCGCCCGGCCTGAAGGTCGTCACCGTCACGTACGACCCGAGCGCCGCGCCCAGATTCGCCCAGCAGATAGCCAGCAGCGCGCAGATCTGGAACAGCTCCGTCCAGAACGTTCAGCTGCGTGCGGGCAGCAACGCGGACTTCCGGTACTACGAGGGCAACGACTCCCGCGGCTCGTACGCCAGCACCGACGGCCACGGGCGCGGGTACATCTTCCTCGACTACCGGCAGAACCAGCAGTACAACTCCACCCGCGTCACCGCGCACGAGACCGGGCACGTGCTCGGTCTCCCGGACCACTACTCCGGCCCGTGCAGCGAGCTGATGTCCGGTGGCGGCCCCGGTACGTCCTGCCAGAACGCCTACCCGAACGCGGCCGAGAAGAGCCGCGTCAACGCTCTGTGGGCCAATGGCCTGAAGGCCTTCGACAAGGACGCCTTCACCAAGGTCCACTGA
- a CDS encoding LysR family transcriptional regulator, protein MLPPVELEVRHLRALCAIADAGSVRKAALQLGMTQPSLTTQLRRIEGAIGGLLFTRGQTGSRPTPLGHSVLSRARPIVAEMTALVTAARDAAVGAGGARLRVGSVGSRVVTGWLRRIHDRLPDTDITIHIEVSANTLLQLLATNQLDVALVHETAGFPLHVPAEVRRRILVEREPRFVTLSAAHPAAASPAVTLTELADDSWIVDPTADHEWAALRRVFTAAGLDPRLLHVRDNTTAADLVASGEAVRPCQPTAEATPGTVIRPLAGDPLTAELSLATRPCALPLPELDALFGDLAAAYAEATSRSEAYRTWLAGTAGPAPSGPAAGHPSGPGP, encoded by the coding sequence ATGCTCCCTCCCGTGGAGCTCGAGGTCAGGCACCTCCGGGCGCTTTGCGCCATCGCGGATGCGGGAAGTGTGCGCAAGGCCGCGCTGCAACTGGGCATGACCCAGCCCTCGCTCACCACTCAACTCCGCCGTATCGAGGGGGCCATCGGCGGCCTCCTCTTCACCCGCGGCCAGACGGGCAGCCGGCCCACGCCCCTCGGACACTCGGTGCTCTCCCGCGCCCGGCCGATCGTCGCCGAGATGACCGCGCTGGTGACGGCGGCCCGGGACGCGGCGGTGGGGGCGGGCGGCGCGAGGCTGCGGGTGGGCAGCGTCGGCAGCCGGGTGGTGACGGGCTGGCTGCGCCGGATCCACGACCGGCTGCCCGACACGGACATCACCATTCACATAGAGGTCTCCGCGAACACCCTGCTCCAACTGCTCGCGACGAACCAGCTCGACGTCGCGCTCGTCCACGAGACCGCGGGCTTCCCCCTGCACGTACCGGCGGAGGTGCGGCGGCGGATCCTCGTCGAGCGGGAGCCCCGCTTCGTCACCCTGTCCGCCGCCCACCCGGCGGCCGCGTCACCGGCGGTCACGCTCACCGAACTGGCCGACGACTCCTGGATCGTGGACCCCACGGCCGACCACGAATGGGCGGCGCTGCGCCGCGTCTTCACCGCGGCGGGGCTCGACCCGCGCCTGCTGCACGTCCGCGACAACACCACCGCCGCCGACCTGGTCGCCTCCGGCGAGGCCGTACGCCCCTGCCAGCCCACCGCCGAGGCCACCCCGGGCACCGTGATCCGCCCCCTCGCCGGGGACCCCCTCACGGCCGAACTCTCCCTGGCCACCCGCCCCTGCGCCCTGCCGCTCCCGGAACTCGACGCGCTCTTCGGCGACCTGGCGGCCGCGTACGCGGAGGCGACGTCCCGCAGCGAGGCGTACCGGACGTGGCTGGCGGGAACGGCGGGCCCGGCGCCCTCCGGGCCGGCGGCCGGCCACCCGTCCGGACCGGGCCCCTAG
- a CDS encoding carboxymuconolactone decarboxylase family protein codes for MAARSRGEVEAEIKETLGLVPHFFSGIPDDLLEHEWAIFKKIELGETLIPNKYKELMGIALHSETKCRYCTLFHTEAARLYGATEEEIQEAVHYAKNSLGWSAYINGVREDYDAFAGELAQIKDYLSAKA; via the coding sequence ATGGCCGCCCGTAGCCGCGGTGAGGTCGAGGCGGAGATCAAGGAGACGCTGGGACTCGTTCCGCACTTCTTCTCCGGTATCCCCGACGACCTGCTCGAACACGAGTGGGCGATCTTCAAGAAGATCGAGCTCGGCGAGACCCTGATCCCGAACAAGTACAAGGAGCTCATGGGGATCGCCCTGCATTCCGAGACCAAGTGCCGCTACTGCACGCTCTTCCACACCGAGGCCGCCCGGCTCTACGGGGCCACGGAGGAGGAGATCCAGGAGGCCGTCCACTACGCGAAGAACAGTCTCGGCTGGAGCGCGTACATCAACGGTGTGCGGGAGGACTACGACGCGTTCGCCGGGGAGCTCGCGCAGATCAAGGACTATCTGAGCGCGAAGGCGTGA
- a CDS encoding HAD-IA family hydrolase, whose product MPANAPTTTTLTARALLLDMDGTIVNSDAVVERCWRDWAAEHGLDGDAVMKVVHGRQGYATMAVLLPDRPMEQNHADNARMLAAETADVSGVVPVPGAPAFMASLADLPHALVTSADRALSEARMDAAGLPMPEVRVTAESVGASKPDPEGFLKGAAALGLDPADCVVFEDSEAGIAAGKAAGMRVVGVGPRAAAHAPDVAVADLTQVRVEADGAGIVLRVG is encoded by the coding sequence ATGCCGGCCAACGCCCCCACCACGACCACGCTGACCGCCCGTGCCCTTCTCCTGGACATGGACGGCACGATCGTCAACTCCGACGCCGTCGTGGAGCGCTGCTGGCGCGACTGGGCGGCGGAACACGGCCTGGACGGCGACGCCGTCATGAAGGTCGTCCACGGCCGCCAGGGCTACGCGACCATGGCCGTCCTCCTCCCGGACCGCCCGATGGAGCAGAACCACGCCGACAACGCCCGGATGCTCGCCGCCGAGACGGCCGACGTCAGCGGCGTCGTCCCGGTGCCCGGCGCCCCGGCCTTCATGGCGTCCCTCGCGGACCTCCCGCACGCCCTGGTCACCTCGGCCGACCGCGCCCTCTCCGAGGCCCGCATGGACGCGGCGGGCCTCCCGATGCCGGAGGTCCGCGTCACGGCGGAGTCCGTGGGCGCCAGCAAGCCGGACCCGGAGGGCTTCCTCAAGGGCGCCGCCGCGCTCGGCCTCGACCCGGCGGACTGCGTCGTCTTCGAGGACTCGGAGGCGGGCATAGCGGCCGGCAAGGCGGCGGGCATGCGCGTGGTGGGCGTGGGCCCGCGCGCGGCGGCCCACGCGCCGGACGTGGCGGTGGCGGACCTGACACAGGTGCGTGTGGAAGCGGACGGCGCGGGCATCGTCCTGCGCGTCGGCTGA
- a CDS encoding MDR family MFS transporter: MADDTPGPATAAADPPAVPGEGQPRRTVLVAIGALLLGMLLAALDQTIVSTALPTIVSDLGGLDHLSWVVTAYMLASTAATPLWGKLGDQYGRKKLFQAAIVIFLVGSALCGIAQGMGELIAFRALQGLGGGGLMVLSMAIVGDIVPPRDRGRYQGLFGAVFGGTSVLGPLLGGLFVDHLSWRWVFYINLPIGIVALLVIAAVLHIPVRRNPHRIDYLGTFLIAAVATCLVLMTSLGGVSYAWSSWQIIGLGVLGVVLLVPFVLVERRAAEPVLPLKLFRIRTFTLCSVIGFVIGFAMFGSMTYLPTFLQVVQGVSPTMSGVHMLPMVAGMLIASTGSGQIVSRTGRYKVFPIAGTALTAIGLLLLHQLGPASSTGEMSAYFFVFGLGLGLVMQVLVLVVQNAVGYEDLGVATSGATFFRSIGASFGVSVFGTIFTNKLGPRINDALAGATLPPGVDPAKLKADPRAITLLPPGERTGVLAAYSQSITDVFLYAVPAVLVAFALAWLLREDPLRASVTAPDTSEVLSSNPVERSSREECARALSLLGSREGRRRIYEEITARAGLDLHPAASWMLLRMNRYGSAEPALLAERVDIPLRVISEATRQLETRGLAVREGLPLVLTDEGRREAGLLYRAREDSLAELLGDWWSADRPTDLDALVRELNHELCGSDREQPHNGGVVHRDHEARKPGGGR; this comes from the coding sequence ATGGCGGACGACACCCCGGGCCCCGCCACGGCCGCCGCGGACCCCCCGGCCGTGCCCGGCGAGGGGCAGCCCCGGCGCACCGTGCTCGTCGCGATCGGCGCGCTCCTGCTGGGCATGCTGCTGGCCGCCCTGGACCAGACGATCGTCTCCACGGCGCTGCCGACCATCGTCAGCGACCTCGGCGGGCTCGACCACCTCTCCTGGGTCGTCACCGCCTACATGCTCGCCTCCACCGCCGCGACGCCCCTCTGGGGCAAGCTGGGCGACCAGTACGGCCGGAAGAAGCTCTTCCAGGCCGCCATCGTGATCTTCCTGGTCGGCTCGGCGCTGTGCGGCATCGCCCAGGGCATGGGCGAGCTCATCGCCTTCCGCGCCCTCCAGGGGCTGGGCGGCGGCGGGCTCATGGTGCTGTCGATGGCGATCGTCGGCGACATCGTGCCGCCCCGGGACCGGGGCCGCTACCAGGGGCTCTTCGGCGCGGTCTTCGGCGGTACGAGCGTGCTCGGCCCACTCCTCGGCGGGCTCTTCGTGGATCACCTCAGCTGGCGCTGGGTGTTCTACATCAACCTGCCCATCGGCATCGTCGCGCTCCTCGTCATCGCCGCCGTGCTGCACATCCCCGTCCGCCGCAACCCGCACCGCATCGACTACCTCGGCACCTTCCTCATCGCCGCCGTCGCCACCTGCCTGGTGCTGATGACCTCGCTCGGCGGCGTCAGTTACGCCTGGTCGTCGTGGCAGATCATCGGCCTCGGGGTGCTGGGCGTCGTCCTGCTCGTGCCGTTCGTGCTCGTGGAGCGGCGGGCCGCGGAGCCCGTGCTGCCGCTGAAGCTCTTCCGGATCCGCACGTTCACGCTCTGCTCGGTGATCGGCTTCGTCATCGGCTTCGCGATGTTCGGCTCCATGACGTACCTGCCGACCTTCCTCCAGGTCGTCCAGGGCGTCTCGCCGACGATGTCGGGCGTGCACATGCTGCCCATGGTCGCGGGCATGCTGATCGCCTCGACCGGCTCCGGCCAGATCGTCAGCCGCACGGGCCGCTACAAGGTCTTCCCCATCGCGGGCACCGCGCTCACCGCGATCGGGCTGCTCCTGTTGCACCAGCTCGGCCCCGCCAGCTCCACCGGCGAGATGAGCGCGTACTTCTTCGTCTTCGGCCTCGGGCTCGGCCTGGTCATGCAGGTGCTCGTGCTCGTCGTGCAGAACGCCGTCGGCTACGAGGACCTGGGCGTCGCCACCTCCGGGGCCACGTTCTTCCGGTCCATCGGGGCGTCGTTCGGCGTCTCCGTCTTCGGCACGATCTTCACCAACAAGCTGGGGCCGCGCATCAACGACGCCCTCGCCGGCGCGACGCTGCCGCCCGGCGTCGACCCGGCGAAGCTCAAGGCCGACCCCCGCGCGATCACCCTGCTGCCGCCGGGCGAGCGGACCGGGGTGCTGGCCGCCTACTCCCAGTCGATCACCGACGTCTTTCTCTACGCGGTGCCCGCCGTGCTCGTCGCCTTCGCCCTCGCCTGGCTGCTGCGCGAGGACCCGCTGCGGGCCAGCGTCACCGCCCCCGACACCAGCGAGGTGCTGTCCAGCAACCCCGTCGAGCGCTCCTCGCGAGAGGAGTGCGCCCGCGCCCTGTCGCTGCTGGGCAGCCGAGAGGGCCGGCGCCGGATCTACGAGGAGATCACCGCCCGCGCCGGGCTCGACCTGCACCCCGCCGCGAGCTGGATGTTGCTGCGCATGAACCGCTACGGGTCCGCGGAGCCCGCCCTGCTGGCCGAGCGCGTCGACATCCCGCTACGGGTGATCAGCGAGGCGACGCGGCAGCTGGAGACGCGCGGCCTGGCCGTCCGCGAGGGGCTGCCGCTGGTCCTCACCGACGAGGGGCGGCGGGAGGCGGGCCTGCTCTACCGGGCCCGCGAGGACTCGCTCGCGGAGCTGCTGGGCGACTGGTGGTCGGCGGACCGGCCCACCGACCTGGACGCGCTCGTCCGCGAGCTGAACCACGAACTGTGCGGCTCGGACCGGGAACAGCCGCACAACGGAGGCGTCGTGCACCGCGACCACGAGGCCCGCAAGCCGGGCGGCGGCCGCTAG